One part of the Marinihelvus fidelis genome encodes these proteins:
- a CDS encoding HAAS signaling domain-containing protein — protein MSNLVENYLHAVARHLRPEDRDAVLADLRDAIDGELEGLAESSDRSLSRAEVESVLQGFGHPLRVARGYQPQRYLIGPTLYPDWWRTLRFAVVAALAIQVVVMLVIGVTTGWRTGPLGVISQSVSLAFWVAVWVTVAFIALEYSGERLKWYDRWKASSLLDGSVSPVNRGDLLTNLVSEGFFLLWWNGVVRLDSWIPAGTFSFSLADAWAPLYWPLNIVFGLAFLLHLLVLSRGVWQRWTLVIEAGTSLVMLGLVLYLASVPDLLIVSGAPAVLAESWAERTLRIALLVVAGFIAWDAWVAIRAYLRRTDARSSQDAMTVG, from the coding sequence ATGAGCAACCTGGTTGAAAACTACCTGCATGCGGTGGCGCGCCACCTGCGCCCCGAGGACCGTGACGCCGTGCTGGCCGATTTACGGGACGCCATCGACGGCGAACTCGAAGGCCTGGCCGAATCCAGCGACCGGTCATTGTCGCGTGCCGAGGTCGAGTCAGTACTGCAGGGCTTTGGTCACCCGTTACGGGTCGCGCGTGGCTACCAGCCGCAACGGTACCTGATTGGCCCGACGCTGTACCCGGACTGGTGGCGGACGCTGCGTTTCGCGGTGGTCGCGGCGCTGGCGATCCAGGTGGTGGTGATGCTGGTCATCGGCGTGACCACGGGTTGGCGTACCGGCCCACTGGGCGTCATCAGCCAGTCCGTGAGCCTGGCCTTCTGGGTGGCGGTATGGGTGACAGTGGCGTTCATTGCGCTGGAGTATTCCGGTGAGCGACTGAAGTGGTACGACCGCTGGAAGGCCTCGTCACTGCTCGATGGCAGTGTCAGTCCCGTCAATCGTGGCGACCTGCTGACCAACCTGGTGAGCGAAGGGTTTTTCCTGTTGTGGTGGAACGGGGTCGTCAGGCTGGATAGCTGGATCCCGGCCGGGACCTTCAGTTTCTCACTGGCCGATGCCTGGGCACCGCTGTACTGGCCGCTGAATATCGTCTTCGGCCTGGCCTTCCTGCTGCACCTGCTGGTGCTGTCGCGCGGCGTCTGGCAGCGCTGGACGCTGGTGATCGAGGCGGGGACCAGCCTGGTCATGCTGGGCCTGGTGCTCTACCTGGCCAGCGTGCCGGACCTGCTGATCGTGTCGGGTGCACCGGCGGTGCTGGCCGAATCGTGGGCGGAGCGGACGCTGAGGATCGCGCTGCTGGTTGTCGCCGGCTTCATTGCCTGGGATGCGTGGGTCGCGATTCGTGCATACTTGCGGCGAACGGATGCAAGGTCTTCGCAGGATGCGATGACCGTGGGGTAG
- a CDS encoding response regulator transcription factor — MRILIVEDDARVADFLRRGLAAEGHFCVMATDGNEGLTLAQEGDFDMILLDLMLPGMHGHEVCQQLRMNRINTPLMILTAMDAQEDIVDGLRLGADDYMTKPFSFEELLARIESVMRRSDSRSLEDPRLKAGRITFDRDALLVEVEGQPIKMTAKEMAILELFMSHPGKLFSRERILSNVWGMNMDPMTNVVDVYIGKLRKKIDRSDSDSMIETVRGLGYRFIVPPGNPGR, encoded by the coding sequence ATGAGGATCCTGATCGTTGAAGACGACGCCAGGGTCGCCGACTTCCTGCGCCGCGGCCTGGCCGCCGAGGGGCATTTCTGCGTCATGGCCACTGATGGCAACGAGGGCCTGACACTGGCCCAGGAAGGCGATTTCGACATGATCCTGCTGGACCTGATGTTACCGGGTATGCACGGTCACGAGGTTTGCCAGCAATTGCGCATGAATCGCATCAACACCCCGCTGATGATCCTGACCGCGATGGACGCCCAGGAGGACATCGTCGATGGCCTGCGCCTGGGCGCGGACGACTACATGACCAAGCCGTTCTCGTTCGAGGAACTGCTGGCCCGTATCGAGTCGGTCATGCGTCGCAGTGATTCACGCAGCCTGGAAGACCCGCGCCTGAAAGCCGGCCGCATCACGTTTGACCGTGACGCCCTGCTGGTCGAGGTGGAAGGCCAGCCCATCAAGATGACCGCCAAGGAAATGGCCATCCTGGAACTGTTCATGTCGCATCCTGGCAAGCTGTTCAGCCGCGAGCGCATTCTCAGCAATGTCTGGGGCATGAACATGGACCCGATGACCAACGTCGTAGACGTCTACATCGGCAAGTTGCGCAAGAAGATTGACCGCTCGGACAGCGACTCGATGATCGAGACCGTCCGAGGGCTTGGTTATCGCTTTATCGTTCCACCCGGCAACCCGGGCCGCTAG
- a CDS encoding ATP-dependent zinc protease family protein, producing the protein MSTPALPNLIIGAVEWVALPDLGIRRLRARVDTGAKTSSLCTSDREIFTRDGEDWVRFTAHAGPSRRIRTFDCEARIIDRREVRSSSGEAEERLVVTTTLHLGWEKWMIELTLADRLQMTHRMLLGRRAMLDRVLVNPSHTYLHGQPMNRIGGDDISMGML; encoded by the coding sequence ATGAGCACACCCGCACTGCCCAACCTGATCATCGGCGCCGTGGAATGGGTCGCCCTGCCCGACCTGGGCATCCGCCGCCTGCGCGCCCGCGTGGATACCGGCGCCAAGACATCCAGCCTGTGCACCTCCGATCGCGAAATTTTCACCCGCGACGGCGAAGATTGGGTACGATTCACCGCCCACGCCGGACCCTCGCGGCGCATCCGCACCTTCGACTGCGAAGCACGGATCATCGACCGCCGCGAAGTCCGCAGTTCCTCGGGCGAAGCCGAAGAACGCCTGGTGGTCACCACGACGCTACACCTGGGCTGGGAAAAATGGATGATTGAGCTGACGCTCGCCGACCGCCTGCAGATGACGCACCGAATGCTGCTGGGCCGCCGCGCCATGCTCGACCGCGTCCTCGTCAACCCGTCGCACACCTATCTGCACGGGCAACCCATGAACCGCATCGGCGGTGACGACATCTCGATGGGAATGCTATGA
- a CDS encoding GIY-YIG nuclease family protein, whose translation MAQPVVPASDSGWWVYIIRADDETLYTGVTTDVDRRFAEHAGSQRGARYFNGRRPRAVVYTEAAADRAAACRREAEIKRWPRARKLALIAGAGTP comes from the coding sequence TTGGCACAGCCGGTCGTGCCTGCGTCGGATAGCGGGTGGTGGGTCTACATCATCCGCGCCGATGACGAAACGCTGTATACCGGCGTGACCACTGATGTGGATCGCCGGTTCGCGGAGCACGCGGGCAGCCAGCGAGGTGCCCGCTATTTCAATGGCCGCCGTCCGCGGGCCGTGGTCTATACCGAGGCGGCGGCCGATCGTGCCGCCGCCTGCCGCCGCGAGGCGGAAATCAAGCGCTGGCCACGTGCCCGCAAACTGGCGCTGATCGCCGGCGCAGGTACACCCTGA
- a CDS encoding OmpA family protein, producing MSDARQAFGANRPAPTLALVLSSLLSASLLTACATTTDPNDPYANTKRNAMIGAAAGAIAGLFVGDGELDEVLGTAAVGAGLGAGVGVYMDKQQRQLEQIEGVDVERVDEETVRVSFDGDILFAVDSSIVSQASMEDLDEFAWVMNEYPKTAILIQGHTDSTGSEEYNQRLSERRAQAVMNYLILADVDASRMDAIGYGEAHPVADNSTAQGRQLNRRVSILVRGKS from the coding sequence ATGAGTGATGCCCGTCAAGCTTTCGGTGCGAACCGCCCGGCCCCAACATTGGCCCTGGTCCTGTCGTCGCTGTTGTCGGCCAGCTTGCTGACGGCCTGCGCCACGACGACCGACCCCAATGACCCTTACGCCAACACCAAGCGCAATGCCATGATCGGCGCCGCAGCGGGCGCCATCGCCGGCCTGTTCGTCGGCGATGGCGAGCTGGACGAGGTGCTGGGCACCGCCGCCGTGGGCGCCGGCCTGGGCGCCGGTGTCGGTGTCTACATGGACAAGCAGCAACGCCAGCTGGAGCAGATTGAGGGTGTGGATGTCGAGCGTGTCGACGAGGAAACCGTGCGGGTGAGCTTTGATGGCGACATCCTGTTCGCCGTCGACTCATCGATCGTGTCGCAGGCGTCGATGGAGGACCTGGACGAGTTTGCCTGGGTCATGAACGAGTACCCGAAAACGGCCATCCTGATCCAGGGCCACACCGATTCCACCGGCAGCGAGGAGTACAACCAGCGCCTGTCGGAGCGGCGTGCGCAGGCGGTCATGAACTACCTGATCCTGGCCGACGTGGACGCCTCGCGCATGGACGCGATCGGTTACGGCGAGGCCCACCCCGTGGCCGACAACAGCACCGCGCAGGGGCGGCAGCTGAACCGCCGCGTCAGCATCCTGGTCCGCGGAAAGTCCTGA
- a CDS encoding sensor histidine kinase — protein MAVVKASFTRNLKFAFGVMLIIAMAIAWYFYDSARWFARDVQRITSAGRVLDAYQESTSAVARQLFVITEAVETGNSPGVGVIAANNRRIESTLAAARAALRAEPVTQTGGISEPSLLVEATTAASLVTATATRIDEALTARDPEAADAALGQLRDQGEASRFFVIMDSLVDDRHARLVEAGDQALSLSGYVMRLLPAVAALLLLFAGLALARFSRSLKNSIGVLHQAVAEFARGNLKHRIPKIREREFQELGSAFNAMATQLSDQGDALRNTNVRLEAMVEERTRELQASNDKLAKVDEHRRRLLADISHEFRTPLTVIKGESEIAMRGKGLDADAYKESLRRIIDTADHATSLVEDLLFIVRANAGEPRLQVEPVEVTEIVRKACEEFNARASQKEITIAHQPAAGRATLDGDPRRLRQVFAILLDNALRYSHNGGTIEVTVETGKNEVSIMVRDEGIGLTEEEAVLAFQRFYRGNQAVSHAQQGSGLGLPVAKAIIEAHKGRISLDGEPGVGAVATVWLPARGGRLRAVA, from the coding sequence ATGGCAGTGGTCAAGGCCAGCTTTACCCGCAACCTGAAGTTTGCCTTCGGCGTCATGCTGATCATCGCCATGGCGATCGCCTGGTATTTCTATGACAGTGCGCGCTGGTTCGCGCGTGATGTCCAGCGCATCACCTCCGCGGGCCGCGTGCTCGACGCCTACCAGGAATCGACCTCCGCCGTGGCCCGGCAACTGTTTGTGATCACCGAGGCCGTCGAGACTGGCAACAGCCCCGGTGTCGGGGTGATCGCCGCCAACAATCGCCGAATCGAATCAACGCTCGCCGCGGCGCGCGCCGCCCTGCGCGCCGAGCCGGTCACGCAGACCGGGGGTATCAGCGAGCCGTCACTGCTGGTCGAGGCGACCACGGCGGCCAGCCTGGTCACCGCTACCGCCACGCGCATCGACGAGGCCCTGACCGCGCGCGACCCCGAAGCCGCCGATGCAGCACTCGGCCAGCTACGCGACCAGGGGGAGGCCAGCCGATTCTTCGTCATCATGGACAGCCTGGTCGATGACCGGCACGCCCGCCTGGTGGAAGCCGGCGACCAGGCCCTGTCGCTGTCCGGCTATGTCATGCGCCTGCTGCCCGCCGTTGCCGCGCTGCTGTTGCTGTTCGCCGGCCTGGCGCTGGCGCGTTTTTCACGCAGCCTGAAAAACTCCATCGGCGTGCTGCACCAGGCCGTGGCCGAGTTCGCACGCGGCAACCTGAAGCACCGTATTCCCAAAATTCGCGAGCGCGAGTTCCAGGAGTTGGGCAGCGCTTTCAACGCCATGGCCACCCAACTCTCGGACCAGGGTGATGCCCTGCGCAATACCAATGTCCGGCTGGAAGCGATGGTCGAGGAGCGCACCCGAGAACTGCAGGCGAGCAACGACAAGCTGGCCAAGGTCGACGAGCACCGTCGGCGACTGCTGGCCGATATCAGCCACGAATTCCGCACCCCGCTGACGGTCATCAAGGGCGAGTCGGAGATCGCCATGCGCGGCAAGGGGCTGGATGCGGACGCGTACAAGGAGTCGCTGCGTCGCATTATCGACACCGCCGACCACGCCACCAGCCTGGTGGAGGACCTGCTGTTCATCGTTCGTGCCAATGCCGGCGAGCCCAGGCTGCAGGTTGAGCCGGTGGAAGTGACGGAAATTGTCCGCAAGGCCTGCGAGGAGTTCAACGCCCGCGCCAGCCAGAAGGAAATCACCATCGCGCATCAACCCGCCGCCGGACGCGCCACGCTGGACGGCGATCCGCGCCGATTGCGACAGGTATTCGCGATACTGCTGGATAACGCGCTACGATATTCACACAACGGCGGCACCATAGAAGTGACCGTCGAGACTGGCAAAAACGAGGTGAGCATTATGGTTCGGGACGAAGGAATCGGCCTGACGGAGGAAGAAGCCGTACTGGCCTTCCAACGGTTTTACAGGGGTAACCAGGCGGTCAGCCACGCACAACAGGGGAGCGGGCTGGGTCTGCCGGTGGCAAAAGCCATCATCGAGGCGCACAAGGGGCGCATCTCGCTGGATGGCGAACCCGGTGTCGGCGCAGTCGCCACGGTCTGGCTGCCGGCCCGCGGCGGCCGGCTGAGGGCGGTGGCATGA
- the rimK gene encoding 30S ribosomal protein S6--L-glutamate ligase produces MKIAVLSRSRNIYSTQRLVEAAEERGHKIRVINTLRCYMNIASHRPTIHYQGDELDDFDAVIPRIGASVTFYGTAVLRQFEMMGVFPLNESVAITRSRDKLRSLQLLSRKGIGLPVTGFAHSPGDVADLIDMVGGAPLVIKLLEGTQGIGVVLAETRKAAESVIEAFMGLKANIMVQEYIREAKGADIRCLVVGNKVVAAMKRQALPGEFRSNLHRGGTAELVKITPEERSTAVRAARIMGLNVAGVDILRSNHGALVMEVNSSPGLEGIEKATGKNIAGQIIEFLEKNAKAGRTATKGAKG; encoded by the coding sequence ATGAAAATCGCCGTGCTCTCACGCAGCCGGAACATTTACTCCACGCAACGCCTGGTGGAGGCCGCCGAGGAACGCGGCCACAAGATCCGCGTGATCAACACGCTGCGCTGCTACATGAATATCGCCTCGCACCGCCCCACCATTCACTACCAGGGCGACGAACTGGATGACTTCGACGCGGTGATTCCGCGCATCGGCGCCTCGGTGACGTTCTACGGCACCGCCGTGCTGCGCCAGTTCGAGATGATGGGCGTGTTCCCGCTGAACGAATCCGTGGCCATTACCCGCTCGCGGGACAAGCTGCGTTCGCTGCAGCTGTTGAGTCGCAAGGGCATCGGCCTGCCGGTGACCGGCTTCGCGCATTCACCGGGCGACGTGGCCGACCTGATCGATATGGTTGGCGGCGCGCCGCTGGTCATCAAGCTGCTGGAAGGCACGCAGGGCATCGGCGTGGTGCTGGCCGAAACCCGCAAGGCCGCCGAGAGCGTCATCGAGGCGTTCATGGGGCTGAAGGCCAACATCATGGTGCAGGAATACATTCGCGAAGCCAAAGGCGCGGATATCCGCTGCCTGGTGGTCGGCAACAAGGTGGTCGCAGCCATGAAGCGCCAGGCCCTGCCCGGCGAGTTCCGCAGCAACCTGCACCGCGGCGGTACCGCCGAGCTGGTCAAGATCACACCCGAAGAACGCTCAACCGCCGTTCGCGCGGCCCGCATCATGGGGCTGAACGTGGCCGGCGTCGATATCCTGCGCTCCAATCACGGCGCGCTGGTCATGGAAGTGAACTCATCACCGGGGCTGGAAGGCATCGAGAAGGCGACCGGCAAGAACATCGCCGGCCAGATCATCGAGTTCCTGGAAAAGAACGCCAAGGCCGGCAGGACTGCCACCAAGGGCGCCAAGGGCTAA
- a CDS encoding DUF4139 domain-containing protein yields the protein MRTHRMTRRISPIAHGVAVALLAGFAAACHAQDPSGGSDDAVTIYSSLQPGAVSPELYRPVNGRSGYGHVPGYAIVRHDRSFEIGKGLQTHRVTDVAALIDPTTVTFASLDEPGTRVIEQSFKFDLVSQAKLIQRYLGETITVEVPRGDHVEQVSGVLLGATDGLTLQLEDGSVQAVRSYTNITFGKLPGGLMTRPTLEWLLDSPAAGEQTTRVSYETQGMTWWADYNIVYDETDDCSMDLSAWVSIVNQSGASYDNARLKLIAGDVNRAQPAHAPSTKAMRQMAMMEADAMAGFEEKSFFEYHLYTLGRRTDLPENSTRQLELMPSAEGVACEKELVFAPTLDYGWYGYQQLDQGYGRVAGKDVSVFLRFANDENSGLGVPLPAGRIRVNQLDTADGSLEFIGEDVLDHTPRNEDVLIRMGNAFDVVGERTQVDFRVDSVRRNLWETFEIKLRNHKDEAVNVAVLENLYRAANWDISDASHRDTKDNAHRVRFDVKVPAEGETVIRYTVHYDW from the coding sequence ATGCGAACACACAGGATGACCCGTCGAATTTCCCCGATTGCCCATGGCGTGGCCGTGGCGTTGCTGGCCGGTTTTGCCGCGGCCTGCCATGCCCAGGACCCGAGCGGCGGCAGTGACGACGCCGTTACGATTTACTCCAGCCTGCAGCCCGGCGCGGTTTCCCCGGAGCTTTATCGCCCGGTCAACGGCCGTTCCGGCTACGGCCATGTACCCGGTTACGCGATCGTTCGCCACGATCGCAGCTTCGAGATCGGCAAGGGCCTGCAGACGCACCGGGTCACCGATGTCGCGGCGCTGATCGACCCGACCACGGTGACCTTTGCCTCGCTCGACGAGCCGGGTACACGGGTCATTGAGCAGAGCTTCAAGTTCGACCTGGTCAGCCAGGCCAAGCTCATCCAGCGCTACCTGGGTGAAACCATCACCGTCGAGGTGCCGCGCGGTGATCACGTGGAGCAGGTTAGCGGTGTGCTGCTGGGCGCGACCGACGGACTGACCCTGCAACTGGAGGATGGCAGCGTGCAGGCGGTGCGCAGCTACACCAATATCACCTTCGGCAAACTGCCCGGTGGCCTGATGACGCGACCGACGCTGGAGTGGCTGCTGGACAGCCCGGCTGCGGGTGAACAGACCACGCGGGTCAGCTATGAAACGCAGGGCATGACCTGGTGGGCCGATTACAACATCGTCTACGACGAGACGGACGACTGCAGCATGGACCTTTCGGCCTGGGTCAGCATCGTCAACCAGTCGGGCGCGAGCTACGATAATGCCCGCCTCAAGCTGATCGCCGGGGACGTCAACCGCGCCCAGCCAGCCCACGCGCCCAGCACGAAGGCGATGCGGCAGATGGCAATGATGGAAGCCGACGCAATGGCCGGTTTCGAGGAAAAATCATTTTTCGAGTACCACCTCTACACCCTGGGCCGGCGTACCGACCTGCCGGAGAACTCAACCCGGCAGCTTGAGCTGATGCCGTCGGCCGAGGGCGTGGCCTGCGAAAAGGAACTGGTATTCGCGCCGACGCTGGACTATGGCTGGTATGGCTACCAGCAGCTGGACCAGGGTTACGGCCGCGTCGCCGGCAAGGATGTCAGCGTGTTCCTGCGCTTCGCCAACGACGAGAATTCCGGCCTGGGCGTGCCGCTGCCGGCCGGCCGCATCCGCGTCAACCAGCTGGATACGGCCGATGGCAGCCTGGAATTCATTGGCGAAGATGTGCTCGACCACACCCCCCGTAACGAAGACGTGTTGATCCGCATGGGTAATGCCTTCGACGTGGTTGGCGAACGTACGCAGGTGGATTTCCGTGTCGACAGCGTGCGGCGCAACCTGTGGGAGACGTTCGAGATCAAGCTGCGCAATCACAAGGACGAGGCCGTCAACGTGGCGGTGCTGGAGAACCTGTATCGCGCGGCCAACTGGGACATCAGCGATGCCTCGCACCGGGATACGAAGGACAACGCCCATCGCGTGCGCTTCGACGTCAAGGTGCCGGCCGAGGGCGAAACGGTCATCCGCTACACGGTGCATTACGACTGGTAA
- a CDS encoding recombination-associated protein RdgC gives MFRNLRFYRVDTPWPESEAELDEALSEHPFKPCAAFAERSAGWESPTGDENMPLCRRLAGADLLQLRTQTRILPAAAIREALSDRVEAFRARMGVEPPRRELNRLKAETRDELLSKALVKSDRTQAFYLHADRLLAIDVATPSKAEWLIENLRPCFGRLECVPLAWKTPPEQLLKRLFLGEPAQRFLVGRECRLQDPSDARATGTWKNIDLDDDSIQRHVRDGMRLTHLGVIFDQLLECVLAEDGTIGKLRFPEGSAADDHDEDPLTRLDADFVLLTGTIKRLVDELKELLGGISQARPVQPVAA, from the coding sequence ATGTTCAGAAATCTCCGTTTTTACCGCGTCGACACCCCCTGGCCCGAATCAGAAGCCGAGCTGGACGAAGCCCTCTCAGAGCACCCGTTCAAACCCTGTGCCGCGTTCGCCGAGCGCAGCGCCGGTTGGGAGTCGCCTACCGGTGACGAGAACATGCCGCTGTGTCGCCGACTCGCCGGCGCCGACCTGCTGCAACTGCGCACGCAGACCCGCATCCTGCCCGCCGCCGCCATTCGCGAGGCGCTCTCCGATCGTGTCGAGGCCTTCCGCGCGCGCATGGGTGTGGAGCCACCGCGGCGCGAACTGAACCGCCTCAAGGCCGAAACCCGCGATGAGCTGCTGTCGAAGGCGCTGGTCAAGTCGGACCGCACCCAGGCCTTCTACCTGCATGCCGACCGCTTGCTGGCCATCGACGTGGCCACGCCGTCCAAAGCGGAGTGGTTAATCGAGAACCTGCGGCCCTGCTTCGGACGCCTGGAATGTGTGCCGCTGGCGTGGAAAACGCCGCCGGAGCAACTGTTGAAGCGCCTGTTCCTGGGCGAGCCCGCCCAGCGTTTCCTGGTCGGCCGTGAGTGCCGGCTGCAGGACCCGTCCGACGCGCGCGCCACCGGCACCTGGAAGAACATCGACCTGGATGACGACAGCATCCAGCGCCACGTCCGCGACGGCATGCGCCTGACTCACCTGGGCGTGATATTCGACCAGTTACTGGAATGCGTACTGGCCGAGGACGGCACCATCGGCAAGCTGCGCTTCCCCGAGGGCAGCGCCGCCGACGACCATGACGAGGACCCGCTGACGCGACTCGACGCCGACTTCGTACTGCTAACCGGCACGATCAAGCGACTGGTGGACGAACTGAAGGAACTGCTGGGCGGTATTTCTCAGGCGCGGCCGGTGCAGCCGGTCGCCGCCTGA
- a CDS encoding zinc-dependent metalloprotease, with protein sequence MTHRLLFGLLALLFTLITAPAHADALDEHTDGLTHLEGYFDLYWDDDEGRLLLRIDRMDDPFIYQASMARGVGSNDLGLDRGQLGDTRLVAFQRTGPKVLLVELNTTYRANSDDAAERAAVAHSFARSVIWGFDALAVDGDSVLVDATEFFLRDAHGLGERLARAKQGRYQVDSGRSAIWLPRTRAFPDNTEIEAVITYTGDRAFDGNGRPLSDILPTVVPEAGAITVHLHHSLVRLPSPGYTPLPLDPRAGMVPARTFADYASPIGEPLEVTYAVRHRLQRASHEGATGPAVEPIVYYVDPGVPEPVRSALLDGAAWWNTAFEAAGYEDAFQVRMLPEDADPMDVRYNVIQWVHRSTRGWSYGSSVVDPRTGEIIKGHVTLGSLRVRQDYLIAEGLLAPYQDGSDAVPPEMLEMSLARIRQLSAHEVGHTIGLHHNFAASVNDRSSVMDYPFPKVGFAADGSLDLSDAYGVGVGEWDRRTIDYAYRDFPAGTDEAAARGAILEGIIADGLLFVSDSDSRNPGTAHPDGNLWDNGADAIAEFEHLVAVRDYALGRFSPAVIRPGRPMATLEEALVPIYLLHRFQLQAVGKLIGGERFRYNLRGDGQPLPAIVDADRQRQAIDTLVGALSPGMLVLPEGLAAMIPPRPPGHPRDRETFDRRTGPAFDPLAPAAAATGLTLDVLLHPWRAARMNGFHAGDAGYPAFSELLDHLLQATWFQPGGEGVEGAIARQTGLQVLRALGALAADGGATGETRAQALAAIASIDEWLGKSARGRDSGEWQAHYAAARAWINALDTAADGVPGQVTPPPGSPIGG encoded by the coding sequence ATGACCCACCGACTGCTTTTCGGCCTGCTCGCACTGCTCTTCACGCTCATCACCGCGCCGGCCCACGCCGACGCCCTGGACGAGCACACCGATGGGCTCACCCACCTGGAAGGCTATTTCGACCTGTACTGGGACGATGATGAAGGCCGCCTGCTGCTGCGCATCGACCGGATGGATGACCCGTTCATCTACCAGGCGTCGATGGCCCGGGGCGTGGGGTCCAATGACCTGGGCCTGGACCGCGGGCAGTTGGGTGACACGCGCCTTGTGGCCTTCCAGCGGACCGGCCCGAAAGTGCTCCTGGTGGAGCTGAATACCACCTACCGTGCCAACAGCGATGACGCCGCGGAACGCGCCGCGGTGGCGCATTCCTTCGCGCGCTCGGTGATCTGGGGCTTCGATGCCCTGGCGGTCGACGGCGACAGCGTGCTCGTCGATGCCACGGAATTCTTCCTGCGCGACGCCCACGGGCTGGGCGAGCGACTGGCGCGCGCGAAGCAGGGCCGCTACCAGGTCGATTCCGGCCGGTCCGCCATCTGGTTGCCACGTACGCGCGCCTTCCCGGATAACACCGAGATCGAGGCGGTGATCACCTACACCGGTGACCGCGCCTTCGACGGCAACGGCCGCCCGCTCAGCGACATCCTGCCGACCGTGGTTCCCGAAGCCGGCGCGATCACCGTGCACCTGCATCATTCACTGGTGCGGCTGCCGTCGCCGGGTTACACGCCGCTGCCGCTGGACCCGCGCGCAGGCATGGTGCCGGCGCGGACCTTCGCCGACTACGCCAGCCCGATCGGCGAGCCGCTTGAGGTGACCTACGCGGTTCGTCACCGCCTGCAGCGCGCTTCCCACGAAGGCGCGACAGGGCCGGCGGTTGAGCCCATCGTCTACTACGTTGACCCCGGCGTGCCGGAGCCCGTGCGCTCGGCGCTGCTGGACGGCGCCGCGTGGTGGAACACGGCCTTCGAGGCGGCGGGCTACGAGGATGCCTTCCAGGTTCGCATGCTACCCGAGGATGCCGACCCCATGGACGTGCGTTACAACGTCATCCAGTGGGTGCACCGCTCGACCCGCGGCTGGTCATATGGCTCCTCGGTCGTCGACCCGCGTACCGGCGAGATCATCAAGGGTCATGTGACCCTGGGCTCACTGCGGGTGCGCCAGGACTACCTGATCGCGGAAGGGCTGCTGGCGCCGTACCAGGACGGTTCCGATGCCGTGCCGCCGGAGATGCTGGAGATGTCGCTGGCGCGAATCCGCCAGCTGTCCGCGCACGAGGTCGGCCACACCATCGGTCTGCACCATAACTTCGCCGCCAGCGTCAACGACCGCTCATCGGTGATGGACTACCCGTTTCCGAAGGTCGGCTTCGCCGCCGACGGCAGCCTGGACCTGTCGGACGCCTACGGCGTCGGCGTGGGCGAATGGGACCGGCGCACCATCGACTACGCCTACCGCGATTTCCCGGCGGGCACCGACGAGGCCGCGGCCCGCGGCGCGATCCTCGAGGGCATCATCGCCGACGGCCTGCTGTTCGTGTCCGATTCGGATTCGCGCAACCCCGGCACCGCCCACCCGGACGGCAATCTCTGGGACAACGGTGCCGACGCCATCGCCGAGTTCGAGCACCTGGTGGCAGTGCGTGACTACGCGCTGGGGCGCTTTTCCCCGGCGGTGATCCGCCCCGGCCGGCCGATGGCCACGCTCGAGGAGGCGCTGGTGCCGATCTACCTGCTGCACCGCTTCCAGCTGCAGGCGGTGGGCAAGCTGATCGGCGGCGAGCGGTTCCGTTACAACCTGCGCGGCGACGGCCAGCCATTGCCGGCCATTGTTGATGCAGATCGCCAGCGGCAGGCCATCGACACCCTGGTCGGCGCGCTGTCGCCGGGTATGCTGGTGCTGCCTGAGGGCCTGGCGGCGATGATCCCGCCAAGGCCGCCGGGTCATCCGCGTGACCGCGAGACCTTCGACCGCCGCACCGGGCCGGCGTTTGACCCGCTGGCGCCCGCGGCAGCGGCAACCGGTCTGACACTCGACGTGTTGCTGCACCCCTGGCGCGCGGCGCGGATGAATGGTTTCCATGCCGGGGACGCTGGCTATCCGGCATTTTCGGAGCTGCTCGATCACCTGCTGCAGGCGACGTGGTTCCAGCCGGGCGGGGAAGGTGTCGAGGGCGCCATTGCCCGTCAGACGGGCCTGCAGGTGCTGCGCGCGCTGGGCGCCCTGGCGGCCGACGGTGGCGCTACTGGTGAAACCCGCGCCCAGGCGCTGGCTGCGATCGCTTCAATCGATGAATGGCTGGGCAAGAGCGCCCGGGGCCGGGATAGCGGTGAATGGCAGGCCCACTACGCCGCCGCGCGCGCCTGGATCAACGCGCTGGATACGGCCGCTGACGGCGTGCCCGGCCAGGTCACACCGCCGCCGGGCTCGCCCATCGGCGGCTAG